One Desulfonatronum thiodismutans genomic window, GTTTTGGGTGGTCGCGAAGATGTTTCAACCAGCGTTTGACTCCGGAATGGTTGAGCATTTCACGGATATAGATGTTCGTGTCATGGAGCAGGACATACGCATTTTTCGTGCTGTTGCGGTGGACCCCCAGGAAATCTTCGCGCACGTTTTTGTAGGAGTGGTTGCCGTCGATGAACGCCAGTTGGATTTTCGGAAGCTTGAGGTCTTTGTAAGCGGTAAAGAATTCCATGCTGGTCATCTTGAAATGCTGAACGATGTCTTCCAGGCCAAAGCGGGAAAAGCGGGATCGGACGGCTTCCGGATCAGACCAGTTGTCTTGGCCGCCGATGGTCTTGAACGGGCCGTGTTGGGACAGGGAATAGGACGGGTCGACGAAGGTCAGCCGCCCTTTTTTGTTGTCCTTGAGCCCCAGTGCCAGACAGATCACGCTGAAGCCGTGGCCGGAGCCGATGACCAGAGTATGTTTGGGCCGAAGGGCTCGGGCCAGTCCATAGTAGAAAAAACCAAAACCCAAATTCAGGTTTGAAGCTTTTTCGTGGTGACCGAGCGGTTTCGCATGTTCGAAGATATCCTGGACCACGCCGAGATCCAGGCTGGATTGGCCGAGTTCTTGCGCGGAGAGAGCCGCTGAGTGAGCATGAGATTGTGGGTACAAGAGAACCTCCATGGATTCTTCAATGACAACTCGCAACCGGATAAATTGCCTCCGTGTCGTTTTGATGATCGTCCGGTGAACAAAGATGTCATGTTCGTGAAGTTTTGGTGACATTACGTTTTGTCACTTAAAATCCACCTTGCGGTCACCGGATGGTCACGTTTCTGGCCGGAAGCTTGGGTAGGGGATGGGCATCTCACTCCAAACCAACCGTCTAGAGCCGGAGGATGTCCGTGATGAGCGCCACAGCTACTGCTTCGCCTTGCCTGATCGACCTGCCTTCACCCTTTATCCGCCCGCTGCCCAACAAATTGTTCGGCCTGGCCAAGCCTTCCCTGGAGAAAGTGCTGGCCCTGAGCTATTTGAATCGCAAGTACGGGGAAGTCCTGTCCGGTCTGGATCAGACGCTGGGGGGCCAAGACCAGGTTGATTTCCTGGACCGGTCGCTGAAGGCCCTGAACATCAGCGTGGTCCTGGACGACGCTGAATTGGAGCGCATTCCAAAGGACGGACCGGTGGTCGTGGTGGCCAACCACCCCTTCGGAGCGCTGGAGGGGCTGGTCATGGCCGCGGTGCTGCGCAAGCGGCGGCCGGATTTGAAGATCATGGCCAATCACCTGCTGCAACGGGTGGAGGTGTTGCGGGACTTGTTCCTGTTCGTGGACCCCTTCCTGGGTGGGGCGAACACGGTGCATGTTAACGGGGCGGCTCTGAAGAAGATTGTGGCCTGGCTGCGAGAGGGCGGATTGTTGGGGGTATTCCCGGCCGGGGAGGTCTCCCACTTGCAGGTTCGGCGGCGGACCATGGCCGATCCGCCCTGGAGCGAATCCGTGGCCAGGATCATCCGTAAGACCGAAGCCGCGGCGGTGCCGATGTTCTTCCAGGGAACCAACGGTCCGCTGTTCCACGTGGCCGGACTGATCCATCCGCTGCTGCGGACCGTGCTGCTCCCCCATGCCCTGATGCGCAAAGCCGGTTCGGAAGTCCGCGTGCGCATCGGTCGGCCCCTGGGACCGAAGCACCTGGCCAACTGTCCCACGGACGCCGACATGATCGGATATCTGCGGCACCGGACCTATCTTCTGCAATGCGGAGCCAAGTCGCGACGTAATAACCCGACGGGCCATCACCCGCTCTTGCCGTCGAATGCGTCGGACGGGCCGCCAATGGAACGTTCAAGCGGACGGCTTACGGAGGCCGCGCATGCCGCCGGGAACCCGCTGCATCTCGAACAGCATTCCCTGTCCGCGGACCAGATCCTGCTGGAAACCGATGAATTTTGCGTCCATCTGGCCGAGGCCCGGAACATCCCTCATCTGTTGCACGAAATCGGTCGGCTGCGGGAAATGACCTTTCGACTGGCCGGGGAAGGAACGGGCAAGGAGGTGGACCTGGACATCTTCGACGCCCATTATCTGCACCTGTTTCTCTGGGACAAACGGGAGCGGCGGATTGCCGGGGCCTACCGGCTGGGGCGCACGGACGTGATTCTGAAGAATCATGGAGCCAAGGGGCTGTACACCAGCACCTTGTTCTCGTTTCGGTCCGGATTCTGGGACAAGGTAGTTCCGGCCCTGGAACTGGGACGGTCCTTTGTGCGCCCGGAATACCAGAAGAACTACGCCCCCTTGCTCCTGCTCTGGAAAGGCATCGCCCGGTTCATTTTGCGCCATCCGGAATACCGGACCTTGTTCGGCCCGGTGAGCATCGACAACGAGTACCACCGCTTTTCCCGGCAACTGATGGTGGGCTTTTTGCGGGCCCATGGCCACATGCACGAACTGGCCGACCACGTCCGCCCCCGCCGCCCCTTTCGCCAACGTCGGCTGTTCCGCCTGGACGACTCCCTGCTGACCATGATGTCCAAGACCATCGACGACGTCTCGGACATCATCACGGACATCGACCGCCACAAGACCGGGGTTCCGGTGTTGCTGCGCCAGTATCTGAAGTTGGGCGGAAAAATGCTGGGATTCAACGTGGACCGGGAATTCAGCGACGTCCTGGACGGCCTGGTCCTGGTCGACTTGCTCCAAACCGACCGGCGAACCCTGGACCGGTATCTGGGCAAGGAAGGGGCCAGGGATTTTCTGGCTCTGCACCGGGCCGGGGAAAGAGTGTCGAGAGGAGGGGAAAGCGGATCGCGCGGCGGAGGTTTGGCCGCGATGGCGGGGTGAAGAGGGCGAATGATGATCTGAACGACGATACCGGATTACTGTTTCCGTGTCGTTTACGTGTGCGCGTTGAAGGTGAACGGATTGAGGGTGGGTACGGAGAAGACTTTGAAATCGGAGATATTTCTCGTGACGACGGTCAGGCCGTGTACGGCGGCGATGGCGGCGATCATGGCGTCTTCATAGAGGGTGTCGGATTTGCGGTGCATCATTTTCGCCCAAAGTCGAAACGCGGGGACATCCATGGGTAAAATATTGGAGGCATCCGTGAGCAAATCCAGCCAGGCCTCGATTTCCTTGGCCTTGAGGGCATCCTGGTCCCGGGTCAATTCAATGCCCGCCTGGATTTCCCCGATCGTCACCGCGGACACGTACAGGTCACGCTCGTCAACGGATTCAAGCCAGGCAATGACGGCTCCGTGCGGGCGAGGTTTGCGCAGTTCCGAGACGACATTGGTATCCAGCAAGTACATGGCTTACTCCCATTCTTGAGCCTGACGGCGACGCGCCCGGCCCCGCTCCGGAGCAAGAGATTCAGTACGTGGAGATTCCATCAGCAGGATTTGTTTGAGGGATGGACGGGCCGCGGCTTGGAGGCGTCGCCATGCATCAATGGGCAACAGCACCGCTGTTTCGGTTCCCCGGCGGGTTACGACCTGGGGACCTTTGGAGACGCAGGCGTCAAGGAACTCACTGAAACGAGCCTTGGCATCTTGTACCGGCCATGTCTGCATCACTTCACCTCTGCTTTGGAATTGAATCGACGGGCAACCAAAAGACTAGTTAGCTGACTAGTTATCCCGTGTCGGTGTTGGAGTCAAGACATCGCCTCATCTTCGGACCGGATACCGTCTCACGCTTTCCTTGGTTTTATTGTCACCGTCACGCAATTGTCATTCAAACGTAACGCGAAGTGATTGTTCCGGGCTTTGGATTAAGGGTAGTTGCAGGGAGGAGGCGGCTCTGAAGGCTGTTTCGCGAACTTCTCTTTTTACCCAAACCCAGAAAGGAGCAATCGGATGAAGATTTTTGGCTCTTACGCGTTGCGGTTCGTTTTGGTTTGCGCCGTGGTCTGCTGCGCGGCGATCGGTTTTTCGGCGGCCCAGGTCCGGGCCGACGAGATCACTGTCTACACGTCCTACGAAGAGGACGAGGCCGCGGCGTTTTTGGCGGCCATGCAGCGGGATCTGCCGGGGCTGAAGGTGAACATGCTGCGGCTGTCCACCGGGGATCTGCATGCCCGGATGCTGGCCGAGGCGGCCAATCCCCGGCATGACGTGATCTGGGGTTGGGCCGTGACGAACATGGTTGATCCCCGGATTCTGGAGATGCTGGAACCGTATCAACCCAAGGGCATCGAGCGGATTCCGGCCCGGTTCCGCGACCCTGACGGCCGCTGGTTCGCCAAGACCGGGTACATGGCCGCGTTCTGCGTGAACAACGAAGTCCTCCAGCGCAAAAATCTGCCCATGCCCGCTTCCTGGGAAGATCTGCTCAAACCCGAATTCAAGGGCGAAGTGGTCATGCCCAACCCGGCCAGCTCCGGCACCGGGTATCTGCAGATCGCCTCGATCCTACAGATGAAGGGCGAGGAGGCCGGGTGGAAGTATCTGGCCGAGTTGGACAAGAACATCGCCCAGTACATCAAGAGCGGTTCCCGGCCCTGCAACGTGGCCAGTGCCGGGGAGTTCGCCGTGGGGGCCTCTTTTGCCCTGCGGGCCATCAAGAACATCGACGAAGGCTATCCCATCACCATGGTCATTCCCTCCGAAGGGGCCGGCAACGAGCTGGAAGCCTCCGGCCTGATGAAGTCATCCAAGAACAAGGAAGCGGCCAAGCGGTTCCTGGACTGGACGGTCAGCAAGGCGGCGGTGGACGAGTACTACAAGTGGAAGGAAATCGTCACGGTCAGCGGCGGGTCCATGCCGGAATCCTTTCGCAAGGCCGGACTGCCCGCGGATATCGGCACGGTGATGGTGGACATGGATTTCGCCTGGTCCGCGCAAAACCGGGACCGGATTCTGCAGCAGTGGCAGGACAAGCTGGAGCGCTAAGCAGGCTGTTCAAAAAACGTCCAATTTTACGCGGTCTTCAGGCGAATGTCTGAAGACCGCTTTCCGTTGAAACATCGATCGGTCGAGGTGACGCGATGGCCTTGGATATTCGGAATGTGACCAAACGATTCGGCGACTTGAAGGCCCTGGACGATGTTTCCATTTCCATCGGGAACGGGTCCCTGGTTTGTTTTCTTGGGCCGTCGGGGTGCGGAAAGACGACCCTGTTGCGGGTCATCGCCGGGCTGGAGCCGCACGATGCCGGGGAACTTTCCCTGGACAGCCGGGACTTGTCCCGGGTTCCGGCCCGCAATCGCAACTTCGGGGTGGTTTTCCAGTCCTATTCCCTGTTCCCGAACATGACCATCGCGGCCAACGTGGCCTACGGTCTGGAATGTCGGGGCTGGTCCAAGAAGGATGTTGGACGGAGGGTGGAGGAGATGCTCAGCCTGGTGCATCTCAATGATCAGGCCGGAAAGCATCCTCACCAGCTTTCCGGCGGCCAGCAGCAGCGCATCGCCCTGGCCCGCGCCCTGGCCCCGAAACCGGCGGTGCTTCTGCTGGACGAGCCGCTCTCGGCCTTGGACGCCAAGGTCCGCGAGGAACTGCGCGTGGAAATCCGGGAGCTGCAACAGCGGCTGGGCATCACCACGATCATGGTCACTCACGACCAGGAAGAGGCATTGACCATGGCCGACAAGGTCGTGGTCATGCAAAGCGGGCGGGTGATGCAGGTCGGGACCCCCATGGATCTCTACCGTAGGCCGCGAAACCGGTTCGTGGCCGAGTTCATTGGTCGGATGAACCTCGTTCCGGCGGATCTGGGCCTGCCGGTGCCGGAAAACGGCCGACCGGCCGGGACAAGGCCCACTATCGTGGGCATTCGTCCGGAGGACATCCAGCTTCTGGCCGAGCAGGACGCCCGGTGTCGCCTGCATGCCGTGGTGGAGCAGATTACGCGGTTGGGCAACCTGACCCGGGTGAGCCTACATCTGCATCACAACGGGAAGGACGTGGGTTCGGGGAGCGACGGATCGAGCCTTCCCGGCGTGCGTCTCTTGGCCGAGGTTCACGGGGTGGCCGAGGGGCTGGAAGTGGGCATGTCCCGGTGCGTGGCCGTGGCCCCTGAGTCCGTGCGCGTGCTGGAGTGGCAATGAATCCGGACCCATCCCGGGGTGGGGGCGTGCAGGACTTGCGGGCCGACGGTCTTGCGCCCAACGTGTCGTTTAACTGGGAACCCCTGCTCAAGGTGCTGGTGGCCGCGGCCATCGCCGTGCCCTTGCTGGTCTTCGTGCTGTATCCCCTGGTGCATATCCTGGGGCGCAGCTTTCAGACCCCGGACGGGCTTGGCCTGGCCAACTACGCGGCGGTGATGGGCTCGCAACGCTTTTTGCGTCTGGTGTCCAACAGCTTCGCGGTGACCGTGGTGACCACGGTGATCACCGTGGTTCTGGCCTACGGCTTCGCCTACGCGGTCCAGAGGACCCGAATGCCGCTGCGCAACCTGTTCCGGCTGATCGCCCTGGTGCCGCTGTTCGCTCCGTCCCTGGTCCAGGCCCAGGGGTTGGTTCTGCTTCTGGGCCGCAATGGATTGATCAACCGCACCCTGGGCACGGACTTTTCCATCTACGGCTATTGGGGCATCGTGATTTCCAGCGTGCTTTACGTTTTTCCCTACGCCTTCCTGATCTTCTCCGCGGCCCTGGCCCTGGCGGACAACCGGCTCTACGAATCCTCGCGCATCCTGGGGGCCGGTCCGCTGCGCACCTTCTGGACCGTGACCCTGCCTTCCACCCGCTTCGCCCTGATCGCCTCCTCTTTCGTGGTCTTTACCCTGGTGATCACGGATTTCGGTAATCCCATGGTCGTGGGCGGGGACTACAGCGTCCTGGCCACGGAGGTCTACAATCAGGTCATCGGCCAGGCCAATTTCGAGTTGGGCACGGTCATCGGCATGGTGCTCCTGGCTCCGGTGGCCGTTGCCGTGGCCTTCGAGAAATGGATCAACCGCCGGGGGTACGCCCAGATTTCCGAGGGCTCCCAGCCTTTGGACGTCCGGCCTGATCGCCTCCGGGACACTCTGTTCACCGGGTACGCGGTGCTGATCAGCCTGGCCATCCTGGCCGTGGTGGGCATCGTGATCTTCGCCAGCTTCACTCATCTCTGGCCGTACCGGATGGACCTGTCGCTGCGGCACTATCGATTCGACGTCCAGGGCGGCATCCAGCCGCT contains:
- a CDS encoding type II toxin-antitoxin system Phd/YefM family antitoxin, encoding MQTWPVQDAKARFSEFLDACVSKGPQVVTRRGTETAVLLPIDAWRRLQAAARPSLKQILLMESPRTESLAPERGRARRRQAQEWE
- a CDS encoding ABC transporter permease subunit; amino-acid sequence: MNPDPSRGGGVQDLRADGLAPNVSFNWEPLLKVLVAAAIAVPLLVFVLYPLVHILGRSFQTPDGLGLANYAAVMGSQRFLRLVSNSFAVTVVTTVITVVLAYGFAYAVQRTRMPLRNLFRLIALVPLFAPSLVQAQGLVLLLGRNGLINRTLGTDFSIYGYWGIVISSVLYVFPYAFLIFSAALALADNRLYESSRILGAGPLRTFWTVTLPSTRFALIASSFVVFTLVITDFGNPMVVGGDYSVLATEVYNQVIGQANFELGTVIGMVLLAPVAVAVAFEKWINRRGYAQISEGSQPLDVRPDRLRDTLFTGYAVLISLAILAVVGIVIFASFTHLWPYRMDLSLRHYRFDVQGGIQPLWNSISIGLMAAVVGVAATGLAAYVTEKFRTVLDSPLYFLCIVPAAVPGMVLGLGYILAFNSPGNPIYPLYGTLFLIAICNVYYYHAQGFLIASTSMKQISHTFDEASSTLGATFARTMRKITLPLMWPTLVGVAVFFFMRSMVTLSAVIFLVTPSTQVAAVSVLLLEDRGAVNQAAAFSVCIMAVVVAALLVARAVLTAFGFRHISLIR
- a CDS encoding type II toxin-antitoxin system VapC family toxin, with protein sequence MYLLDTNVVSELRKPRPHGAVIAWLESVDERDLYVSAVTIGEIQAGIELTRDQDALKAKEIEAWLDLLTDASNILPMDVPAFRLWAKMMHRKSDTLYEDAMIAAIAAVHGLTVVTRNISDFKVFSVPTLNPFTFNAHT
- a CDS encoding O-methyltransferase, which translates into the protein MYPQSHAHSAALSAQELGQSSLDLGVVQDIFEHAKPLGHHEKASNLNLGFGFFYYGLARALRPKHTLVIGSGHGFSVICLALGLKDNKKGRLTFVDPSYSLSQHGPFKTIGGQDNWSDPEAVRSRFSRFGLEDIVQHFKMTSMEFFTAYKDLKLPKIQLAFIDGNHSYKNVREDFLGVHRNSTKNAYVLLHDTNIYIREMLNHSGVKRWLKHLRDHPKRFEVVDFPFSSGVALARIRDNTPWRPEQ
- a CDS encoding lysophospholipid acyltransferase family protein, producing the protein MSATATASPCLIDLPSPFIRPLPNKLFGLAKPSLEKVLALSYLNRKYGEVLSGLDQTLGGQDQVDFLDRSLKALNISVVLDDAELERIPKDGPVVVVANHPFGALEGLVMAAVLRKRRPDLKIMANHLLQRVEVLRDLFLFVDPFLGGANTVHVNGAALKKIVAWLREGGLLGVFPAGEVSHLQVRRRTMADPPWSESVARIIRKTEAAAVPMFFQGTNGPLFHVAGLIHPLLRTVLLPHALMRKAGSEVRVRIGRPLGPKHLANCPTDADMIGYLRHRTYLLQCGAKSRRNNPTGHHPLLPSNASDGPPMERSSGRLTEAAHAAGNPLHLEQHSLSADQILLETDEFCVHLAEARNIPHLLHEIGRLREMTFRLAGEGTGKEVDLDIFDAHYLHLFLWDKRERRIAGAYRLGRTDVILKNHGAKGLYTSTLFSFRSGFWDKVVPALELGRSFVRPEYQKNYAPLLLLWKGIARFILRHPEYRTLFGPVSIDNEYHRFSRQLMVGFLRAHGHMHELADHVRPRRPFRQRRLFRLDDSLLTMMSKTIDDVSDIITDIDRHKTGVPVLLRQYLKLGGKMLGFNVDREFSDVLDGLVLVDLLQTDRRTLDRYLGKEGARDFLALHRAGERVSRGGESGSRGGGLAAMAG
- a CDS encoding ABC transporter ATP-binding protein, which produces MTKRFGDLKALDDVSISIGNGSLVCFLGPSGCGKTTLLRVIAGLEPHDAGELSLDSRDLSRVPARNRNFGVVFQSYSLFPNMTIAANVAYGLECRGWSKKDVGRRVEEMLSLVHLNDQAGKHPHQLSGGQQQRIALARALAPKPAVLLLDEPLSALDAKVREELRVEIRELQQRLGITTIMVTHDQEEALTMADKVVVMQSGRVMQVGTPMDLYRRPRNRFVAEFIGRMNLVPADLGLPVPENGRPAGTRPTIVGIRPEDIQLLAEQDARCRLHAVVEQITRLGNLTRVSLHLHHNGKDVGSGSDGSSLPGVRLLAEVHGVAEGLEVGMSRCVAVAPESVRVLEWQ
- a CDS encoding ABC transporter substrate-binding protein, which gives rise to MKIFGSYALRFVLVCAVVCCAAIGFSAAQVRADEITVYTSYEEDEAAAFLAAMQRDLPGLKVNMLRLSTGDLHARMLAEAANPRHDVIWGWAVTNMVDPRILEMLEPYQPKGIERIPARFRDPDGRWFAKTGYMAAFCVNNEVLQRKNLPMPASWEDLLKPEFKGEVVMPNPASSGTGYLQIASILQMKGEEAGWKYLAELDKNIAQYIKSGSRPCNVASAGEFAVGASFALRAIKNIDEGYPITMVIPSEGAGNELEASGLMKSSKNKEAAKRFLDWTVSKAAVDEYYKWKEIVTVSGGSMPESFRKAGLPADIGTVMVDMDFAWSAQNRDRILQQWQDKLER